From the Ursus arctos isolate Adak ecotype North America unplaced genomic scaffold, UrsArc2.0 scaffold_36, whole genome shotgun sequence genome, one window contains:
- the EMC7 gene encoding ER membrane protein complex subunit 7, with product MAAALWGFFSVLLLLLSGDAQSSELPGATADGSGGIGVGIGDRFKIEGRAVVPGVKPQDWISAARVLVDGEEHVGFLKTDGSFVVHDIPSGSYVVEVISPAYRFDPVRVDITSKGKTRARYVNYIKTSEVVRLPYPLQMKSSGPPSYFIKRESWGWTDFLMNPMVMMMVLPLLIFVLLPKVVNTSDPDMRREMEQSMNMLNSNHELPDVSEFMTRLFSSKPSGKSSSGSSKTGKSGAGKRR from the exons ATGGCGGCCGCTCTTTGGGGCTTCTTTTCCGTCCTTCTGCTGTTGCTATCAGGGGATGCCCAGAGTTCGGAGCTGCCTGGGGCTACTGCCGATGGGTCAGGCGGGATTGGGGTCGGCATAGGAGATCGCTTCAAGATTGAGGGACGTGCGGTGGTTCCAGGAGTGAAGCCCCAGGACTGGATCTCGGCGGCCCGAGTGCTGGTAGACGGAGAAGAGCATGTCGGATTCCTTAA GACAGATGGGAGTTTTGTGGTTCATGATATACCTTCTGGATCTTATGTAGTGGAAGTTATATCTCCAGCTTACAGGTTTGATCCTGTCCGAGTAGATATCACCTCAAAAGGAAAAACGAG AGCAAGATATGTGAATTACATCAAAACATCGGAAGTGGTCAGACTGCCCTATCCTCTCCAAATGAAATCTTCAGGTCCACCTTCTTACTTCATTAAAAGGGAATCATGGGGCTGGACAGACTTTCTAATGAACCCAATG GTTATGATGATGGTTCTTCCATTATTGATATTTGTGCTTCTGCCCAAAGTGGTCAATACAAGTGATCCTGACATGAGACGG GAGATGGAGCAGTCAATGAATATGCTGAATTCCAACCACGAGCTGCCTGATGTTTCTGAGTTCATGACAAGACTTTTCTCTTCAAAACCTTCCGGCAAGTCTAGCAGCGGCAGCAGTAAAACAGGCAAAAGTGGGGCTGGCAAAAGGAGGTAG
- the CHRM5 gene encoding muscarinic acetylcholine receptor M5: protein MEGESYHNTTSVNGTPVSQQPLERHGLWEVITIAAVTAVASLVTIVGNVLVMTAFKVNSQLKTVSNYYLLSLACADLIIGVFSMNLYTTYILMGRWVLGSLACDLWLALDYVASNASVMNLLLISFDRYFSITRPLTYRAKRTPKRAGIMIGLAWLISFVLWAPAILCWQYLVGERTVPPDECQIQFLSEPTITFGTAIAAFYIPVSVMTTLYCRIYRETGKRTKDLADLQGSDSMAQAQPRKPAHRALLSSCFSCPRPTLAQRERNQASWSSSRRSTSTPGKPSQATGPSTKWAQAEQLTTCSSYPSSEDEDKPATDPVFQVVYKSQAKESPREEFSAEENKETFVNAQAEKNDYATPKYFLSPGAAHRPNSQKCVAYKFRLVVKADGTQETNNGCRKVKIMRCSFPVSKDPSTKGLDPNLSHQMTKRKRMVLVKERKAAQTLSAILLAFIITWTPYNIMVLVSTFCDKCVPVTLWHLGYWLCYVNSTVNPICYALCNRTFRKTFKMLLLCRWKKKKVEEKLYWQGNSKLP, encoded by the coding sequence ATGGAAGGGGAGTCTTACCACAATACAACCAGTGTCAACGGCACGCCGGTGAGTCAGCAGCCTTTGGAGCGCCACGGGCTGTGGGAAGTCATCACCATCGCAGCCGTGACTGCCGTGGCGAGCCTAGTTACCATTGTGGGCAACGTGTTAGTCATGACTGCCTTCAAAGTCAATAGTCAGCTGAAGACCGTTAGCAACTACTACCTGCTCAGCTTAGCCTGCGCAGACCTCATCATTGGGGTCTTCTCCATGAACCTCTACACTACCTACATCCTCATGGGACGCTGGGTGCTCGGCAGTCTGGCTTGCGACCTCTGGCTCGCCCTGGACTACGTGGCTAGCAACGCTTCCGTCATGAACCTTCTGCTGATCAGTTTTGACCGTTACTTTTCTATCACAAGACCTCTGACGTATCGGGCCAAGCGTACCCCAAAAAGGGCTGGCATCATGATTGGCCTGGCCTGGCTGATCTCCTTCGTCCTCTGGGCCCCAGCAATCCTCTGCTGGCAGTACCTGGTCGGGGAGCGGACGGTACCACCAGATGAGTGCCAGATCCAGTTCCTGTCCGAGCCCACCATCACTTTCGGCACGGCCATCGCTGCCTTCTACATCCCCGTTTCCGTCATGACGACCCTCTACTGCCGAATCTACCGCGAGACGGGGAAGCGGACCAAGGACCTGGCTGACCTCCAGGGCTCTGACTCCATGGCCCAAGCGCAGCCAAGAAAGCCGGCTCATCGGGCTCTGCTGTCATCCTGCTTTAGCTGCCCTCGACCCACACTGGCCCAGAGGGAAAGGAACCAAGCATCCTGGTCGTCCTCCCGCAGGAGCACCTCcacccctgggaagccatcccaAGCCACCGGCCCAAGCACCAAGTGGGCCCAAGCCGAGCAGCTCACTACCTGTAGCAGCTACCCTTCTTCAGAGGATGAGGACAAGCCTGCCACTGACCCTGTCTTCCAAGTCGTCTACAAGAGTCAGGCCAAGGAAAGCCCAAGGGAAGAATTCAGTGCTGAAGAGAACAAGGAAACGTTTGTGAACGCTCAAGCTGAAAAAAATGactatgccaccccaaaatactTCTTGTCCCCAGGTGCTGCTCATAGACCCAACAGTCAGAAATGTGTGGCCTATAAGTTCCGATTGGTGGTGAAAGCTGATGGGACCCAGGAGACTAACAATGGCTGTCGCAAGGTGAAAATCATGCGCTGCTCCTTCCCAGTGTCCAAGGACCCTTCGACAAAAGGCCTGGATCCTAACCTCAGCCATCAAATGACCAAACGAAAGAGAATGGTCCTTGTCAAGGAGAGGAAAGCAGCCCAGACCTTGAGTGCCATTCTCTTGGCTTTCATCATCACCTGGACCCCTTATAACATCATGGTCCTGGTTTCCACCTTCTGTGACAAGTGTGTCCCTGTCACCCTGTGGCACTTGGGCTACTGGTTGTGCTATGTCAACAGCACTGTCAACCCCATTTGCTATGCCCTCTGCAACAGAACCTTCAGGAAGACCTTTAAGATGCTGCTTCTCTGccgatggaaaaagaaaaaagtagaagagaagtTGTACTGGCAGGGGAACAGCAAACTCCCTTGA